In the genome of Pungitius pungitius chromosome 5, fPunPun2.1, whole genome shotgun sequence, the window CCCTCGCgaccacaatattcacttttcaggcttcatttggAATCAACAACtaatgccgtgcttgtgctggttggactcatagagtatggaatcccacagttatttactttttgcgtgaggagcccgagagtgagacaaagtctgtcccaAGCCCTAcaggctccaatacaaatctgccgacatattcttaaaaaaaaccaGAAGGTACAACCGAGAGACATTTAAACTACACTGATGCGCTCAGTAGAGTGGTCTCTCAAAATGAATTTTTTGGATACCCCGTATAGTTTTGCGCCagaggacatttgtttgaggtgtagGTTCTGTGTATAGTGCTGTCTCTATGAGCTCGCTAGTGAATGCAGGggctccgttgtcacggttactcgCAGACGCTCTCgtctctgtctgtgactcacaccTGATCTGTATTAGCTGATTAgtattcaggtcttacagaggacattttcaGAACTTTCCTTTCCTTGTTATTAATTAAAGAAATGAGTAGTCAGGTTTCAACATTATTCCATATTctgtatacacatatacatcAAATACATTTCACCATCAACACGGGTCAATTTCATCATTTCCAGGCATGTACAGTACACCTGAAAAGTTTTTACCTTTTCCAAATATAAACACGTACAGAAGTATTCACAGCTTTTGCTCAATACTTTGTTGAAGCATCTTTGGCAGCAATTACAGCCTCAAGTCTTATTGGGTATGATGCTACAAGCGGTGCACACCTTTTTCTGGGAAGTTTCTCCCATTTTTCTGTGTCAAACCTCTCCAGATCCATCAGGTTGGATGGGGAGCGTCTCATGTATTGAGTCCTTCAGGTGCCTTTTAGCAAACTCCAGCCTGGCGGTCATGTGCTTTTACAGAGGAGTGGCTTTCGTCTGGTCACTTTACCACACAGCCCTGATTTGAGAGCAAGGCTGAAGCTCTGTGAGAGCGACCATCGGGTTCTTGGTCACCTCTCCGACGAAGGTCCTTCTCCCCCGGGAGGCCAATTCTAGAAAGAGTCCTGGTGGTTCTAAACTTTTTCCATTACTTATGATGGAGGCCACTGTGGTTTTTGTATCCACTGACACAATACTGTCTCTGAGGTCTACAGACCATCCTTGGCCCTCATGGTGTGCTTTGTCTCTATCAACTGTGAGACCTTGTATAgacatgtgtgtgtccagccAACTGAATTTACCACTGGAGTCTCCAATCAATCAAGTTGTAGCAACATCTCAAGGCTGATCGTTGGAAACTATTTTTAGTCATGGTCAAGGCTGTGAATACTTAAGTACAGTTTCccgtttttatttaaatgtattaatagatTTGCAAAAATTCCCAAAACTATGTTAACATTATCATAATGTGGTGCAATTTAATTCATTCTGGAATAAGGGTGTAAGATAACAAAATATGGAAAAAGTAAAGTGCTGTGAATACTTTCCATAtgcagcaacaatactcagttCCTAAAGGCACTGAATGTACAATATATGGCCGTGATTTTATAATTCTATATAACAACATAATGTCTTCACGCCACGCGCAAATCAATTATTAGAGTTTGGCGTGAAGTTGTGTGTTATATTTTACATGGTGGTCTCCGCCCCCCATAGCAACGACTGGGTGATGCTACGGTCCTGCTGGTGCCGTTGACTCTCACCAGCTTCCTCCACCAAAAGGCTGAACCGTGCTCGTCTGACTCTCTTAGATTACAGACTGCCGTttccagcagcagaggaaacGAAGAGAAGTACGAAGCCAGCCACCCCAACTTAAGAAAGCTGGAGACGGGAGGTAAGCGTTTGTTGTCACAGACCCTGGACGGGGCATAGCCGCTAACACCAGCCAGCTGCCATTGTTCCACCGTGTCTGTGTCCCAGGATTCGGAGCGTCTGCGTCAATAGATGACGACTCATCTGGCAACAAAGGATACCCTCAGAACAGACACCTCAGGGAGGCTCACCAGACCCTCGACAACAATCTgggtaaaaaaacatttcaacctAAATTGATTTTGAGCTTATGTTATTTGAATATCCATTGCCACAATTAGCCTTCTGCTCCCTTTTGTAAGTATAGTCCACTCGTCCCCAGTTTAACTAACGTCCCCTGTGACTGACCTAGATGAGATGTGCAACGGCTTGAGCAGACTGAAGAACCTCGGCCTTGGCCTCCAGTCCGAGATCGAGGACCAGGACAACTCCATTGATTCTCTGATGAACAAAGTGGACAAGATGGATCTTAAGATCCACAATACGAACCAACAGATTAAAAACCTCAAATAAAACCACTGCTTGGCCCCTTGGGGGACGTGGGATGGAGGACGTCGTTTCAACACGGCTCTCCACCCCAGACTGTGCTCAATGAACTCTGTGTTCTGTTACTGCTGGTTTGAGATATTTTGATCCCTTTTTTCCTCTGGGGGACTCAGTCATTTCCGTGTCAGCTTTGTCCACAACATTTTCCTTCTAGTCGGTTTTATTTTCCGACAAGTTGATTTAACAAATCCTTGCAAATCAAAGAAACTGATTTATTAACTTGTGTGTATTCAGTGTTCAAtgtactgttctttttttaattccctcTGAAACTTCACTGGCGATTAGTTTGATCCGTTTTTCTCAATCACCAAATCAGATGAATGCTTTGACAAATGaagggtgtgcgtgtgtttgtgtgcgtcctGGACTCCCCATATGTACCAAACACTTGCACGTCACTTTCTGCCTTACATGAATATGTTCAGTACACTAATAATTGTCTTCATCTAACCATGAGATGCTTCCCTTTGTTTGTATATGATTGGTGTTCCTCCCCCCTAGCTTTATATACCTTGTTTTACAGGGATGAACATTGTGTTGAATTCTGCAGAATGTGAAGGAGTTAGTTGTGAAAAGTACTCTTCTCTGGGACATGTTTAGACCTAGATAGACcactttgaagttgttttttaaaacaaaaacaagtccaTTGCAAGAGAACTATTGTCACATGTATATCATGTAGTCTATAATTGAAGCCACATacccaataaaacatttagaagGAGTCTTACATTTGTGTTCCCAGGAAGTCCCATCCACCACAAGGTAGTGCCATATTTCCAGGGTGGAACTACAcaagcccctccctcccacgaTGCTATCATTCATCAATTATTTGATTGGAACTGTTGACATGGTTTTGATAGTTTGACAGCATAATTAATACACAACAGAGTGCTGTTTTATAggttatgaaaaaaacatttaaaatgtataaaaacttCAATGCTTCTCAGTATTCTTGATCAAAGCACACCAAAATTATCATGTCTATGTAGATTCtttgaaaaagcaaagaaagatTGTACTTTACTGTATTCACCAGAAATCAAAATCCTTGAACTATTCTGTTagaatctttgaaaacaaagAGGCTGATGATGACCACCACAGACGGCTGGTCTACCAGCTGTGTTGCTGTATGTAACTCGGGTCCTCGTGTCAAGGCGTCTATTCATTATCATTCCTCCGTGTTGGACCAGATGCTCCCTCAGTGGCAACAAGCCCTCATTAGGATGGCTTGCTGATTACAGTAcacactaaaaacacacacacacacacacacacacagggttaaaATGACCACCGGCCGAGAGTTCCAGACAGCTACAACCTGCACTGTACCATAAAAAGTGTGGTATTATTGACAGCAAAGTTTACACCTTAGGACGGTTGAAGCAAGAAGCCGAGGACTTTCCAGTAGACGAGCAAAAGCAGTCgccccaaaacacaaacaccctACTTGCTTGAGCAGCTACCAATTTCGTTTGGGCCACAGAGCGAGGGACAGATAAACGCTGTGCTGAGGCGACCTCAGGTGGAGGTGCCATCGTGCATCCAGCAACAGCACTGATGAGCGGAAGTGACCCCTGGGTTCCATTTCCCAACGCCATCCTGGGTTGGGGGCGGGGCAGGCTTTGAACAGCTGTCTTGTCAAAAGCAAACAATGGGCGCACTGTGACAAAGGCCCGTCGGTGCTGGAATGCCCCCCCTTTCACCATGCGTAATCCCAGAACACACTGCTGTCGGAGCCCATCAGGCAGCCGGGCCAGAGAAGGGGCCTTCCTGTCCTTTGGAAAGTGGGGTTAGCACCCAGAGGCAGGGCAGCCAGGGAGGGGTTCAGGCTATGGTAGAGCCCCCTTCAGAGGGGACGGACTGGCTAACGGTACTCTGCTACTGCCACTGTTgtataaaatgaaagaaagagttGTGCTGACAAAGGGGATCTGGAGAGGGGGCAGAGGAAGGGAAaagacagacgggggggggcgctcagaCACAGGAAAGTGATCTTTCCCAAACGAGTAACTCGCTGGGTGTTGATTTGTTGTATCTTTCTTCGTTTTATGGAAAGATTTCATGAAAAAAGTTACTCTTACATTTACCCCCTCGAATATGTCCGTCGAGTCTCCAGCCATAAGCCACTGTGCAAAGGCCTTATGAACATCCCTCAGGTTCAGGGACAAGACTTAACACTTATGGAGAGGGGGTGTCAAATTAATAAGACCACACATCACATGATGTATGAGGAGAGCAAGCTGgcttttactttttcttcttcttttctgacCGAAAAGAGAAAACCAGAGAAGAATCTTACATGCAAGATGAAGATGTCCTGCGTCTCGAGTGTAGACTGTATGGCattcacacataaacacaccccCAAAttccagggaaaaaaaaaaaaaaaacgtcaaacCATAATAATATACATTAGTTGTCCTTATGCCTGTCGTCATCCCAGCGAAGAAATGCCAAGAATGGGACCAGAAAAGATGTTGGTCGGTACGTGCTACGTATGTTACACATGCCCCTAGGAATAATTGCAGAGGAGAGGGGTGAGAAATGCTAATGGTGGTCTGTGGGACATCTGAATTATACAATGAAGATACGCACTTGAGAAGATATGACGTGGTTGAGGGGCGAGTGAGAGAAGAAAGGACAGTATAgtagtttatttttcacttatgGACAGTGTACAGAGTATGCTGTGCTGCACTAATAACatcattataataaataaacacacaaacacagagacatgGAGAGAATGTCATAACTCAGTCCGTAGAGGGTGGAGGGGGCAAAAAGAAGTGCAGATGGAGCAGATTGTTGGTGTAACATGGCGTACGCGGGTGGTTCTATTGGATGGCTCTTGTGAAAGGATTTGTGAGGACAGAGAGAAGCGCGGTGAAATCCTCCTAAATGGCTCATTCCTTCCCTCTCCACTCTCTCCAGCAGACGCCACGACTTCCCTCAAACTACTGAAACACCAGGAGAACAAAGTCGATGGAGAGACACGCACCTGAGAATCAATACCTGATGTTCAACTTGACTTGCTGCTAGAAATGTATTTTgacggataaaaaaaagaacgaagGGGACAACGCTGTGAAAACACAGATATGTTGACTCAAGGGATTAAGGTGGTCGGGTAAAATGAAGTGTCTCCATTTAAGGGGCGGCTGGCTGAGGGCTTCTGCCATTTGGTGTTTTTCGACTGTTGGATACAATAAGTGTGGATATACAAGTACACGTACATTACACAAACGCTCAAAGGTAGAAAATGTATAAagcaaaataatatatttatatatttatacattatgcAATAACAAATGCACTGGAATTGATGGAGGTAGATAGCAGAGATTcagaggtaaaaagaaaaacaacaaaggtacATGGATGCTGCTGTGCTTTCAAAGGGAGGATAAGTACAAAATGTGGCTATAGTAGTTAAAGGACAGACCTTCAGTGTGCTTAGCTAATAATGTGTACAGTACAGAGTATGATGAGAGGGGGGAGCAGTGGCAGGATGCTGCTGATCTCCTTGAGTTTACCCGTCCGCTAATCAGGATGGGAAGgggctgcgtgggggggggggggtggtgctgaTGGTGGCTGTTGTGTCTGGCTTGGTCTTCCGCTGTAGGCGTGTGGTCGCGCATCGTCTCAAACAAAGAGAACAGAGTAGGGGGGACACCGGCATCCTTCAGAGGACAACTCTCGCACCCAGGAACCATGACAGCCCGGCACCGAGGCCGCCGCCCAGAAGGTTctggtgaaagagagagacagagagagagagagagagagagagagagagacacagagagagagagagagagagagacacagacagacagacagacagacagacagacagacagacagacagagagagagagagagagggccagAGATGGGCGTTGAGATATTTAAgtcacattacatttttatttttcattccagTCTATGGTCGACATTGATGCAAATGTTAAGGCatatttattattcaaaatATGTTATACTAATACCAAAGAATATTCATGGTGGGGGTTAGAAGACCACTTAAAAAAATCTTGGGGGTGGTGGATGACAATCTTTTCCAAATTATCCAATTTCAGACACACCAATGATGCTTTTTCTGACTGTTCACTATTGAATGTAGAACATAATTCTTCACCAATTGATGCCATGTCGAAAAAATACTTGTTTCTAACTGCACAACTAACAAAGGAACGATTTAAAATAGTATTTTAGTCTAGGCGTGGATTACACAGAATCATCTTTATTCATATGTAGGGTACAGAGTGTCACCCAAAGGGTTTCCCTTCTTTCAGATCCACAGACTTGCGTTGATTGAGCTAAATTAGGAGTTCCTTATTCAACATGCTGTACCTGTAACTGCATGCAAAGACACAAATTAGTCACGATTGGTGCCCAGCTCACAGGCTTGTTCCCTTCCTGATTTTCTCCAGTCAGTCTGCAGATGGCTGCGTTTAAAGCTGCTCCGCCCTAAACTGAGAACTTCAGTCTTTTCTTGGGGTGGTCGGGTTTAGTTGGATTTACTTGGGTTTAGTTGGGTTAATCTGGGTGTATTGGGTTTAGTTGGGGTTATTGGATCTAGTAAGGTTTATTTGGGTTTAGTTGGATTTATTGGGTTCATCTGGGTTTAGTTGAGGTTAGTTGGTTGATTGGGTTTAGTTGAGCTGGTTGATTGGGGTTAGTTGAGTTTACCTGGTGCTCTCCAAGCCGTCGCCTCCACAGCGGTCGGACTTTGACATGGCATCACTCTGACACTCGGCACAGACCAGCCTCTCTCTCACCAGCTGGGCGCTCCACAGTTTGAGTTTACAGGCTGCGCTGGCCTGCTTCACCCGCAGATACACGCAGTAGCTGCAAGCAGGGCCAAGAGAAAGAGGGACGGATGGTGGGACAGGAAACATGTTAAAAgtcatttacaaaataaatgaaataatacagGGGTCATAAGGTAGAAAGGCCTGGAATAGTCCTGGAATACAGAGCAGGTGCTGCTAACAGAGCCTGTAGCCAACTTTCCAACAAGGCCAACACAACAagagcaaaaacacaaagtaattaAGTAATTACGTAAATTAACAATAAATGCTTCATCAGTATATACCGTTGggattattttatcattttaaaatagatGCTAGTATGAGGGGATATTTGAGTATACCAGCGAACTGGTTTGTGGTGCTGACCCTCAAACAAAGGATAAATCCCTCATAGCACTGAAATACTACCCTAGATATCCACAACACCCCTACATCTTAATCCCTGAAAGACTTTAACAAGCCATGTAGAAGTGTATGAAAACCCACAAAGGTGTTTTCAGTTAGTTTGGCTGATTAAACATCGGCTCAAGTTAAGAATTTATTCACAAATCTATCAATGGGAATGATGGAGGTGTAATTTGTCCCGCCCCTTAACAAGTGCAACAAAGCTCAGATGGGAACACAAGATGACAGTCTGCACACGCCCCCACTCTACTGAGAATGGAAACACCTGCCTCGGTGTTCAGAACATTTAAAGTCAGAACATCATCActataatacattttgaaactTTCCCATCATTGGTTCATCAGAGAAAAACAAGTGATCCAGGGACAACTAGTGTCGTCATTTCCTGTCATTGTCACCCCTCATTCCCTGGGGTCAGCAGATGTCTGTGTGAGAGCCCGCCCTGGTTCTgtaacacgcacgcacgcacgcacacgcacacacacgtgtatgcgAAATCTCCCCCGACGCTTTGAATTTCAGTCAAAACAAAGTGATTTTTATGATCTCTCTAATCAGAGAACCGGCAGTGAATTTATTCACTACACGGCCTCCTGATTGTTCCAGCtatgaaaataaatctgcaaTCAGCTCCTATCAAAGACAGCATACGCACAGTCTGGTGGGAGGGAGGTTTTCATATGGATCACAGCGACCTCATCAGCAAAAGGTCAGCTTGTGATGCAACTATTCAGCAGACAGCGTTCATATTACACAGTCAAAGCAATTTCAAGGCCCTGCGTGCTGTGGCAACCTCGGGCTGTTCTGACTTCTCTAATCTACTGGAGCACAAAGTTGATTCTCAAGAGAACTCTGACACTGAGTCAAAACGGAGGTGAAACTGAAATGAACcggaaagaaaaacattgtgaGATCAACTAATAATAATTGCCAGCATAAAAGCTGATTATTGCTGATTATAGCATAGTGATGCGTATTAAAGATATACAAACTTTTGGAATATTGAAAAAAGAGCTTCTGTAAATCTAAATCTCTACTCAGGCTCAATCCATGTCTTGCCCTTTTCACCTgtaactacccccccccccccccccgcactaaCATCTCATTAAAGCCATCAGTGCAGAGGCTCAGTATACTGagcagtgggtgtgtgtgtgtgtgtgtgtgtgtgtgtgtgtgtgtgtgtgtgtgtgtgtgtgtgtgtctgcagcctggtGATGGGGCCTTACctggccttctcctccttcatcagCATGTGAGGTCGACGCCAAGGGTCCTTGAAGTTCCTCTTAAAAGAATCCGGTAGGATCTTTGCCACCTCTGCAGATTGGGCggacacaaattaaaaaaataaatgacagaaaGGTCAGTGGAAGTATAAACACACTCCACATTTCTTGTGCCATGAATATAAACGACTCAAAGTGTTCTGGTGCATCATTGCTGGGAACCAGGCAATTCAACAGCAAAGAGCGTGACAGAGAGGTTTGAGAGGATACGGCTGGAGATAAGACGGTTTcttacagtaaaaatgttaacAAGATGTTACCACAAAGGCAACTGACAAACTAAATCAACAGGTAACGGGGTTCAGAGCAGGTAGTGCGTACTGATGGTAGTAAGTGATCAGGGCCCGACCTTTGGCACTGCTGCATATGGCGTTGTTGCCGAAGCATCCCCTGCGCTGTTTGAGGTCTGGACAAGGCGTGCCTCCATTCCTTGGGGGGACGGACACTTGGCGAATCCTCTCCGTGCTGCCAACGCCGCACGGCGATGTGCACGGTGACCAGGGGCCCCACGAGCCCACCACACAATCAATGGCTGCTGGGGGAAGaacggagacaaagagagagcagATGAGTGTTTCACTTGTCAGGAGACAAATGTTGGAGCAACAATGTTAGAAAAGTTTTATTGCAGTGTAAAATCATTGAACAGGATATTTATTAAAGACTTAAGCATTTAATCACAAACAATCATGCATCAAGGCTACTCAAAGCTTTCCTTCTTCAGCTTTGAGTTATAAAGTCTTAAGGTAATAAACAAATGTGGTCATCTCCAcatcaaagagaaagaaagggtATTGTCATCCATCAGTGAAGGAGATGGAAGTCAGAAAAGGAAGGGAGGAACCAATCGGAAACCTGAACTGATCTCTACCCCAGATGTAGTTGCAAATGTTCCCCTAATCTCTGCTGGTGCGTGAGctgccacacgcacacactgataTGGGAGTTGCATAATATTGCGCCAGGGCATTTACCCGGGTCGGTGGGCGGGAAAACGAGCGACCGGGTCATTAGCGTCTGCCCCAGACTCAGGAAGTCTCCGGGGTCACATGTGTGGGGCCGTCTGAATAGGGGGCTAATTTTGTAGCCTGTCCTCTCTCTGCCACACATTtcatgaaacacacactcaaatgcaGCACACCACATAAACAACCAGGCTTCCCCTTTGGTAGGCGGATATAAGCAATTACATAGGGCCAAGAGGAAGCTGTGTCAGTCAGATGGCTGCTTGATGAAAGCCCAGACTCCGGTCTAATTAAGCTCCATTTAGCGCTGACATTGAATAGCCATTTTGGGACGGAAGTGCCTGCTCGAACAACACCAAAAAACAGCTCAGAGGCATCAGAGGCATTTacacattattattttcttaattagaCAATAAATGATAATACACAAACTCATTAAATGTCTTTaatgtctctctttttcctgttcacacaccaacacacacgcattcacacaGCACAAAGCTGCAAATAAAtaagtatgtgtgtgagtgaaaaggagagagagagagctttcaAAGAGCCGCCTTTTCAGTTCATTCCCATGGTCCCATTGGGGTttcagagggggagggggcgggctgTCTCAGTGACACAGCAGATCCACAAAGCCACTGTGGAATCTCTGCATTCCTGCACATTAGTGCTGCCCACCTGACACTCGCTTTTTCCagatcatcacacacacacacaacaaaaacaatgctCATTCCACCCTCGGTCATCTACCACATAGACACACATagttacactttttatcatgagCTTTCTTGGCAGAACACTAATAGGCGTGGTCAAGTCTGCCGTATCGCCTTCGTACTTTGGCGCTATCCGCCTCCTCTtatcctccctccttctcctgtgACATTCACACGGGGCCACTTCTAATGATACAGTTTGCCTTCCTCATTGTGGGTAAAGAAAGCACAAGTAAGCAGGTCAGGGCATTGGGGGGCAATAAAACCTGTAGGTTAGCAAGTTCCCGCACCAGAGGGGGAAACTATTGCCATCTCTaattgacagacacacacacacacacacaaggccctGAGTGAGACTCTCAGACCTACTTGCCCCGAGCCACCAGAGGTCAGAAGGCAATTAACAAACTGGGGTGGTCGCCGGCTCTGTTTCTGGTACCACCAGTGCGACAGTCCCACCACCAACATGCTAGCCCTGCTGACAGCCTGACACAGCCTGAACCCCCACCCCCGGCCCGCCCCCATTGTTAACGGGAAAGTGCCCAGTCGGAAAGCAAGCCATTGCcttctgacccctgacccccccatGTTTGGCTTTGGTTTTTGGATCAGCGTTTAAGTTTTCAAGTGTTTTAAAGTACTCTAGTGAGGTTCCACTCAAACGCTACTGACTAGATTTGTAAGGCCCATTTTATATAGAGGCCTAGGACACAAAACCTCCTTAAACTTGTACATTACACTTTAACAGAATGTTAATACAGCGGTgttaaaccaaacaaaataacaaatgtggATCTGTTTGAAGGAGTTTATGGCAGTATGGCTTTTATTGCCAATTAAAAGGAACCAAACCACTTGCTGTGCATCCAACACTTTTATCTCCTTACTTGTCAGACAATCTGCGGTCACTCTGTCAGATAATTGTGTATCAGCATTCCTCCACTTTATCTTACTCTGCATGAAGTCAGCTTCCGGATCTAACAGACCTGATTTCCCCAATTGGCTTCtactccacctccctcttccAGCTCTCCCTTAAGTTTTTAACCCCCAtctggctccttttttttggtccaTTTGTTTTCACCCTCCCACCCCTTGTCCTCTCGCTCCATCTCCTCTCGGATGGGACCCAGATGTCTAGTTGCTTCAGAGGACCACAACACCCTCGCGCCGCACATACAAATCTGCGCCTCGGCCCCATCAGCCAAGGGTTACGTTTGGCCAAACAAGGGAGAAGCCTGTTAATAGTGGAGAGGGACAAGGGACTGAGCCCTAATAACAGCTTAGGTCATACATATTTCCTGTAGACACCTTGAAGCTAATCAAAGCAAGAAGTTGTTACAAACACAACTGAGACAGACTTTCTGTTTGAGAATTGCACAACCTAAAAAAGTGTTTGCCAAGCATGGCCTCCCAACACTTCCCAACAACGCTAAAGCATATGTGGACAAAAGAATTCACAATCCTGACTGCACTTCATAACtggaacaaaagaagaaaaacttcaAATGTGCCAGAAAAAATGCTATAGCTAGCATGCTATTAGCTCATGGTATCAGTACTAAAACACTGACGTTGTTGCATGTTCACATATTCAGTTTtcaatgttagcatgctaacatttacCTACTAAAATAAAGAGGCGGATTTGGTCATAACACtaaaggaaagagagaggggggggggcatgaatgTGTGTACCCATTTCCATGCTAATCCATCAAAGTTGAGAAACAAATTTACCCCCACAAACCAGAAATATCAACATCACAGTTAGGAAATGTTTGAGTCTAGTTAACACATTTTGGTTTGATTGACTGACCAACATTGTCATTCACAGAGATTTCATAGCATTGTTTTGGTATCTGAATAGATAGTTGCACTTTGGTGGAAAACGTGGCACATAGAGCACAGGGGGTGCCGCCGGTAATCGCAGGTTACAAAACCCCGACTGCTCCATGTCCCGTGTAGAAGTGTCCCtgagacacccaacccctaatggCTGGTCTCCTTTACGGCAGCACACTCCTCCCACTGCgtgggatgggttaaatgcagagaatcaTTTTCCCACTGGatttattaaaagatattaATCATCATCTTGCCAGATCATTCTAGTTTAATTTGGCAATGATTTTGCATAATTCATCTCTTctgccacattttttttttaaattgactgTTGACACCATCCAGGTTTAAAATGTGTtacattgtttgtgttttatggtTATGTAGATTACAGATGAAGAGAACCTGTAGCACGTAGCATGTGTGTAGAGCATACAAACACCAGGAAAAACTGCAACAGCCGGCCCGTTTTAGACTAGCCAGCCAAAAACATCCACCACTCTAGAGGTCAGAAACGTGGGGGGAGGCGAAGGAAGAAGAAATAGGGAGTGAACGTCGTTGGAGTGAAGCAAATACCGTGGCATGACAGCGCTTCATAGAGAGGAAGAGAACCAGAGGATGAAGGATAAGCAGACCTCCGGTGTATTTGAGGCAGAGGCTACGGTACGCCTCCCTGCTACAATGACAACTACCAGGCTTCACAGTAGGAGGCAGCGGCCCCTTCCATCCTCCCGTGGCCCAGTTAACTCTCTGGAGCATGTGAAGAGGAATGAGCAATTAGAGACTCGCCGTAGGGCTGACATAGACATAATGTACTCCTACAACAG includes:
- the si:dkey-178e17.3 gene encoding somatomedin-B and thrombospondin type-1 domain-containing protein isoform X2, which produces MGARGWSSPHLCCFVVWGYLAFFCGGIVPRAEAGCGERESPNCCTGRNNECFEYSERKTACYCDTYCQKTGDCCEDYRRVCQMSAIDCVVGSWGPWSPCTSPCGVGSTERIRQVSVPPRNGGTPCPDLKQRRGCFGNNAICSSAKEVAKILPDSFKRNFKDPWRRPHMLMKEEKASYCVYLRVKQASAACKLKLWSAQLVRERLVCAECQSDAMSKSDRCGGDGLESTRTFWAAASVPGCHGSWVRELSSEGCRCPPYSVLFV
- the si:dkey-178e17.3 gene encoding somatomedin-B and thrombospondin type-1 domain-containing protein isoform X1 gives rise to the protein MGARGWSSPHLCCFVVWGYLAFFCGGIVPRAEAGCGERESPNCCTGRNNECFEYSERKTACYCDTYCQKTGDCCEDYRRVCQMSAAIDCVVGSWGPWSPCTSPCGVGSTERIRQVSVPPRNGGTPCPDLKQRRGCFGNNAICSSAKEVAKILPDSFKRNFKDPWRRPHMLMKEEKASYCVYLRVKQASAACKLKLWSAQLVRERLVCAECQSDAMSKSDRCGGDGLESTRTFWAAASVPGCHGSWVRELSSEGCRCPPYSVLFV